A genomic window from Synechococcus sp. CBW1107 includes:
- a CDS encoding TIGR04168 family protein, with product MRLAIAGDLHGQWDRRDVGLLARLAPDALLVVGDLSDGHQRIAASLADLPLPVACILGNHDTGKDHSGRKLQRQIDRLGERHCGWAHRRLDPPGLSVVGGRPGSAGGGHHLSKAVQALWGPVGLAESAERIAAAALSADPRLPLVLLAHCGPSGLGSEASDPCGRDWKSPACDWGDQDLAQAIEQIRARRPLPLVVFGHMHHALKRGRGERRSFLIDRRGTAYLNAAFVPRHAVDGDGRQLCHLSWVELDEGQLIHASHRWYDPESGRLLYEQLLHRQPLGDHQPLGDQPEALPC from the coding sequence ATGCGCCTTGCCATTGCCGGGGATCTGCACGGGCAATGGGACCGGCGTGACGTGGGCCTCCTGGCCCGTCTCGCCCCCGATGCCCTGCTGGTGGTGGGCGATCTCAGCGACGGTCACCAGCGCATCGCCGCCAGCCTCGCCGATCTGCCCCTGCCGGTGGCCTGCATCCTCGGCAACCACGACACCGGCAAGGACCACAGCGGTCGCAAACTGCAGCGCCAGATCGACCGGCTCGGCGAGAGACACTGCGGCTGGGCCCACCGCCGGCTCGACCCTCCCGGCCTGTCCGTGGTGGGCGGCCGGCCAGGCAGTGCCGGTGGCGGTCATCACCTCTCCAAGGCGGTGCAGGCCCTCTGGGGGCCCGTCGGGTTGGCCGAGTCGGCCGAGCGGATCGCCGCGGCGGCCCTCTCCGCCGATCCGCGCCTGCCCCTGGTGCTTCTGGCCCACTGTGGTCCCAGTGGCCTCGGCAGCGAGGCCAGCGATCCCTGCGGGCGCGACTGGAAATCGCCCGCCTGCGACTGGGGTGACCAGGACCTGGCCCAGGCGATCGAGCAGATCCGCGCCCGGCGGCCCTTGCCCCTGGTGGTCTTCGGGCACATGCATCACGCCCTCAAGCGCGGGCGGGGGGAGCGGCGCAGCTTTCTGATCGATCGCCGCGGCACCGCCTACCTCAACGCCGCCTTCGTGCCGCGCCATGCCGTCGATGGGGACGGGCGACAGCTGTGCCATCTGTCGTGGGTGGAGCTGGACGAGGGTCAGCTGATCCATGCCAGCCACCGCTGGTACGACCCTGAATCAGGGCGGTTGCTCTATGAGCAGCTTCTGCACCGGCAGCCGCTGGGCGACCATCAGCCGCTGGGTGATCAACCCGAGGCGCTGCCGTGCTGA
- the nadA gene encoding quinolinate synthase NadA produces the protein MVFAALEAPTTSRDLPAAIDELRLARKAVILAHYYQSPDIQDVADFIGDSLELSRKAAATDAEVIVFCGVHFMAETAKILSPTKTVLLPDLEAGCSLADACPADGFAAFRAEHPEHIVVSYINCSAAVKAQSDLICTSSNAVDLVKQLPADRPILFAPDQNLGRWVQNQSGRELTLWPGSCMVHETFSEQALLQLRLQHPDAEVLAHPECQQHLLDLADFIGSTSKLLARAAESEAPAFIVLTEPGILHQMRQRVPGKAFYEVPGADGCSCNACPYMRLNTLEKLWLCLRDMTPAIEMDEALRQRALAPIQRMLEMSR, from the coding sequence TTGGTTTTTGCCGCCCTTGAGGCCCCCACCACTTCCCGAGACCTGCCGGCCGCGATCGATGAGCTGCGCCTGGCGCGAAAGGCCGTGATCCTGGCTCACTACTACCAGAGCCCCGACATCCAGGATGTGGCCGATTTCATCGGCGACTCACTCGAGCTCTCGCGCAAGGCCGCCGCCACAGACGCCGAGGTGATCGTGTTCTGCGGCGTTCATTTCATGGCCGAGACCGCCAAGATTCTCAGCCCCACGAAGACGGTGCTGCTGCCGGATCTCGAGGCCGGCTGCTCCCTGGCCGACGCCTGCCCGGCCGATGGCTTCGCCGCCTTCAGGGCCGAGCACCCCGAGCACATCGTGGTGAGCTACATCAACTGCTCGGCGGCGGTGAAGGCCCAGAGCGATCTGATCTGCACCAGCAGCAACGCGGTGGACCTGGTGAAGCAGCTGCCGGCCGACCGGCCGATCCTGTTCGCGCCGGATCAGAACCTGGGCCGCTGGGTGCAGAACCAGAGCGGCCGCGAGCTCACGCTCTGGCCCGGCAGCTGCATGGTGCACGAAACCTTCAGTGAGCAGGCACTGCTGCAGCTCAGACTGCAGCACCCGGACGCCGAGGTGCTGGCCCACCCGGAATGCCAGCAGCACCTGCTCGATCTGGCCGACTTCATCGGCTCCACCAGCAAGTTGCTGGCCCGGGCTGCCGAGAGTGAGGCGCCGGCCTTCATCGTGCTCACCGAGCCGGGGATCCTGCACCAGATGCGCCAGCGGGTGCCGGGCAAGGCCTTTTACGAGGTGCCGGGCGCCGACGGCTGCAGCTGCAATGCCTGCCCCTACATGCGGCTGAACACGCTGGAGAAACTGTGGCTGTGCCTGCGCGACATGACCCCGGCGATCGAGATGGACGAAGCGCTGCGGCAGCGGGCTCTGGCACCGATCCAGAGGATGCTGGAGATGAGCCGGTAG
- a CDS encoding WD40 repeat domain-containing protein, with product MVPKLLRMTLVSFVVGSVVGAVVSAIADLIRRWRLRRSGSQPQQDGFARGSLLWASLWGSFLGTFLIGLLPIEANPASLIGGPYGALWFGFMLLVFVPAGATTGAVLGLMAAGAGRPRPNLPRLMAGCTVLAYLISTLVLALLLAPPSISFNTTPASGPFPLVARLTGDASPPLDLALNEAGDQLAVLQVRNSAQQLDILELSRRKRRRIRHLHGLPDGQRTLQDILSSVAFSADGQELITAAIEQVQVRTLPEGAIRLRLDGATVAYPMAGRRLVTLAPSPEPQGLKVWDLATGQLLRVIPADLSTLDWRERPIAVSSDRRLLAFPRRLYDHQIQVWNVPENKLIGSLDLDRPAGILSLALSPDGRQLAVALGQGPPLSIWDLASARRIRTFEAVQRAQQLYWTDKGLLLRSKGVFKVLNPQSAEVLHTLQLQSAAPMPQATLEGPSGLTALSGDGSTLAVYVPRQGIGVWRVGSLHPS from the coding sequence GTGGTCCCGAAGCTGCTGCGCATGACGCTCGTCAGCTTCGTGGTGGGCAGTGTCGTGGGAGCGGTGGTCTCCGCCATCGCCGATCTGATCCGGCGGTGGCGGCTGAGGCGATCCGGATCGCAGCCTCAGCAGGACGGCTTTGCACGGGGAAGCCTGCTGTGGGCGTCCCTCTGGGGATCGTTTCTCGGCACCTTTCTGATCGGCCTCCTGCCGATCGAGGCCAACCCGGCTTCCCTGATCGGCGGGCCCTACGGGGCCCTCTGGTTCGGCTTCATGCTCCTGGTCTTCGTGCCGGCCGGTGCCACCACGGGTGCGGTCCTTGGACTGATGGCAGCCGGCGCTGGGCGCCCCCGCCCGAACCTGCCCCGGCTGATGGCTGGCTGCACTGTGCTGGCCTACCTGATCAGCACCTTGGTGCTGGCACTTCTGCTGGCTCCGCCGAGCATCAGCTTCAACACAACTCCAGCGTCTGGGCCGTTCCCGCTGGTGGCCAGGCTCACGGGCGATGCCAGCCCTCCGCTGGATCTGGCCCTCAACGAGGCCGGCGATCAGCTGGCGGTGCTGCAGGTGCGCAACAGCGCGCAACAGCTGGACATCCTGGAGTTGTCCAGGCGGAAGCGGCGCCGGATCCGCCACCTCCATGGACTACCGGACGGTCAACGAACCCTCCAGGACATTCTGAGCTCCGTGGCCTTCAGTGCCGATGGCCAGGAGCTGATCACGGCGGCCATAGAGCAGGTGCAGGTGCGAACGCTGCCCGAAGGAGCGATTCGGCTGCGACTGGATGGTGCCACCGTGGCCTATCCGATGGCCGGCCGCAGGCTCGTGACCCTGGCGCCCAGTCCGGAGCCGCAGGGTCTCAAGGTCTGGGATCTTGCCACGGGCCAGCTGCTGCGAGTGATTCCCGCTGATCTCTCCACCCTGGACTGGAGGGAACGTCCGATCGCCGTCAGCTCTGATCGACGCCTTCTGGCCTTTCCCCGCCGTCTCTACGACCATCAGATCCAGGTGTGGAACGTTCCAGAGAACAAGCTGATCGGAAGCCTGGATCTGGATCGCCCGGCCGGCATTCTTTCCCTGGCGTTGTCTCCGGACGGCAGGCAGCTGGCCGTCGCTCTCGGCCAGGGTCCACCTCTTTCGATCTGGGATCTGGCCTCGGCGCGCCGGATCCGCACCTTCGAGGCGGTGCAGCGGGCGCAGCAGCTCTACTGGACCGACAAAGGTCTCCTGCTGAGGTCCAAGGGGGTCTTCAAGGTCCTCAACCCCCAGAGCGCAGAGGTGCTGCACACTCTCCAGCTGCAGTCGGCTGCGCCCATGCCCCAGGCCACACTTGAGGGTCCATCGGGTCTCACCGCTCTGAGCGGCGACGGATCCACCCTGGCGGTCTACGTTCCCCGCCAGGGAATCGGCGTGTGGCGCGTGGGCTCTCTGCACCCGTCCTGA
- a CDS encoding patatin-like phospholipase family protein — MEIQRLGTNPWSGQATLKLLSKAVASCLPLRGSVYRRELARGNALTTSSRHGYEGSDGTSPMARKLAIVISGAVSLGSYEAGVMYELLEAIALHNEFLQEEHPERYEQDRVIIDVITGASAGAMTAAILSQQLYYGGDRLRDPYDNPLFNAWVMKVNIDSLLKVPRKHHKYSLLSSAVVDDIGEEYIPDDPGDVLNGHPAASDSLRIGLAMANLNGFSQEIVGEKESFAYSRYKDQFVCLLRRVLPQEGPSASSGEEVEPTIQLSELEPRRKGRQVVWRPMLNTCSWPILRLMALSSGAFPLAFRARRIVRTGGSAASLMRTRDSSRKATAGDQLYGGNYLYTDGGVFENEPVGMAASLAREIDDKDGPSQRHYLFVAPGKRTIDADPFFNREDNLLAMAIGLASAVFGQSRFQQWVTEGLEGKLLTVTASDALLIGDVFSAFAGFLEFEFRAYDYNIGRRNARQRLREGKFADLIGDFQCIDQKIPLIDWLPGWPTSSDSLESSSASPSVCAANPFAHEQIQDGVLEYETDSWKRVRDQLVSLAQPCLIEEDGERRRDQLQELRQLMVRVDPRRRQLIAEQIRSRVDSLVDFFNEDYLDRLDAQRRSGPWRWMLRQFIGKPLTKLILRRLIKPVLDVNVLWPEP; from the coding sequence GTGGAGATACAACGCCTTGGAACAAACCCCTGGAGTGGACAGGCCACCCTCAAGCTGCTTTCAAAAGCGGTAGCGTCTTGCCTGCCACTCAGAGGCAGCGTTTATCGAAGAGAGCTGGCTCGTGGCAATGCCTTGACCACATCAAGTCGACATGGCTATGAAGGGAGTGATGGGACGTCTCCAATGGCCAGAAAACTTGCGATCGTGATCAGCGGAGCGGTCTCACTGGGCAGTTATGAGGCCGGGGTAATGTATGAGCTGCTCGAAGCCATCGCCCTGCACAATGAGTTTCTCCAGGAGGAGCATCCGGAGCGCTACGAGCAGGATCGAGTGATCATCGATGTGATAACTGGCGCCTCTGCTGGAGCAATGACGGCCGCAATCCTGAGCCAGCAGCTCTATTACGGCGGCGACCGACTGAGGGATCCTTACGACAATCCCCTCTTCAATGCCTGGGTGATGAAGGTGAATATCGATAGCCTCCTGAAGGTGCCGCGAAAGCATCATAAGTATTCCCTGCTCAGCTCTGCAGTCGTTGATGACATCGGTGAGGAGTACATCCCAGACGATCCCGGCGATGTGCTGAATGGCCATCCGGCAGCCTCGGATTCCCTGCGGATTGGCCTGGCCATGGCCAATCTCAATGGCTTCTCCCAGGAGATTGTCGGGGAAAAGGAATCGTTCGCCTATTCCCGCTACAAGGATCAGTTCGTCTGCCTGCTGCGGCGTGTGTTGCCTCAGGAGGGGCCGTCAGCCAGTTCAGGGGAGGAGGTTGAGCCGACCATTCAGCTGTCTGAGCTGGAACCTCGTCGGAAGGGACGACAGGTGGTGTGGCGTCCGATGCTGAACACCTGTTCCTGGCCGATCCTGCGATTGATGGCCCTGTCCTCAGGAGCGTTTCCGTTGGCGTTCCGCGCCCGTCGCATCGTCCGCACCGGCGGCTCTGCGGCCAGTCTGATGCGCACCAGAGACAGCAGTCGCAAGGCCACCGCCGGTGATCAGCTGTACGGCGGTAACTACCTGTACACCGATGGTGGTGTCTTCGAGAACGAGCCGGTTGGCATGGCCGCCAGTCTGGCGAGGGAAATTGATGACAAGGATGGCCCTTCGCAGCGCCACTATCTGTTCGTTGCTCCCGGTAAACGCACGATTGATGCTGATCCCTTCTTCAATCGCGAAGACAACCTGTTGGCGATGGCGATTGGCCTCGCCAGCGCGGTCTTCGGACAGTCCCGTTTTCAGCAGTGGGTGACAGAGGGCCTGGAAGGCAAGCTGCTCACCGTCACCGCTTCCGATGCCTTGCTGATCGGGGATGTGTTCTCAGCTTTCGCAGGATTTCTGGAGTTTGAGTTCCGGGCTTATGATTACAACATCGGCAGGCGCAATGCACGTCAGCGGCTGAGGGAAGGAAAATTTGCCGACCTGATCGGTGATTTTCAGTGCATCGATCAGAAGATCCCGTTGATCGACTGGTTGCCCGGTTGGCCGACATCCTCGGACTCCCTTGAATCCTCATCGGCTTCCCCTTCCGTCTGCGCTGCGAATCCCTTCGCCCACGAGCAGATCCAGGACGGTGTGCTGGAGTATGAAACAGACTCCTGGAAACGGGTACGTGATCAACTGGTCAGTCTCGCTCAACCCTGCCTGATCGAGGAGGATGGTGAGCGGAGGCGGGATCAGCTGCAGGAACTGCGACAGCTCATGGTCAGGGTCGACCCCAGGCGTCGTCAGCTCATCGCTGAGCAGATCAGGTCTCGTGTCGACTCCCTGGTCGACTTCTTCAATGAGGACTATCTCGACAGGCTGGATGCGCAACGACGCTCCGGCCCATGGCGGTGGATGCTGCGTCAGTTCATCGGCAAGCCTCTCACCAAGTTGATTCTGAGGCGACTGATCAAGCCTGTCCTCGACGTCAATGTCCTGTGGCCGGAGCCCTAG
- a CDS encoding DMT family transporter — translation MTRVRGNPQRWGLIAGLLAAVFFGLSAPLISVISREGSPLMIAALLYAGAAIALLMVRGVLGHQQEESPVQRRDFPPLLGLTILGGMVGPICLVQGLTLVSAGSASLLLNLEAVFTLLIAVLIGREHLSRKGLIAAVLILTGAVLLTEGSLNGATVLGTVLIAGACLAWGIDNNLSQRLSLRDPLQIALLKAIGASVPMLILALAAGQTLPAWPALLALLSIGAVGYGLSIWLDLLALRHLGAARESVVFSTAPFVGLLFSVLVLREAFTGGMAMASALMVLGITVLLKEDHGHWHRHEPLRHAHRHRHDPAGGDPHHQHDHSGDELPADMPQGPCWHAHEHLHQPIAHEHAHVSDIHHRHGHRHGL, via the coding sequence GTGACGAGAGTGAGGGGCAACCCGCAGCGCTGGGGCCTGATCGCCGGCCTGCTGGCCGCCGTGTTCTTCGGTCTCAGCGCGCCGTTGATCAGCGTCATCAGCCGCGAAGGCTCACCGCTGATGATCGCCGCGCTGCTCTACGCCGGAGCCGCCATCGCGCTGCTGATGGTGCGGGGGGTCCTGGGCCATCAGCAGGAGGAGTCACCGGTTCAGCGCCGTGACTTTCCCCCGCTCCTGGGGCTCACCATTCTGGGCGGGATGGTTGGCCCGATCTGCCTGGTGCAGGGTCTCACTCTGGTGTCGGCGGGTTCAGCCTCGCTGCTGCTGAACCTGGAAGCGGTGTTCACCCTGCTGATCGCGGTGCTGATCGGCCGTGAACACCTCAGCCGCAAGGGTCTGATCGCGGCCGTTCTGATCCTCACCGGTGCTGTGCTGCTCACCGAAGGCTCCTTGAACGGCGCAACGGTGCTGGGCACCGTGCTGATCGCTGGAGCCTGCCTGGCCTGGGGAATCGACAACAACCTCAGCCAACGCCTGAGTCTGCGTGATCCCTTGCAGATTGCCCTGCTGAAGGCGATCGGGGCCTCGGTTCCGATGCTGATCCTGGCTCTCGCTGCCGGCCAGACCCTGCCGGCCTGGCCCGCTCTGCTGGCATTGCTGTCGATCGGCGCCGTTGGCTATGGCCTCTCGATCTGGCTGGATTTACTGGCCCTGCGCCACCTGGGTGCGGCGCGCGAATCGGTGGTGTTTTCAACGGCGCCGTTCGTGGGCCTGCTCTTCTCCGTCCTGGTGTTGCGGGAAGCCTTCACAGGCGGCATGGCCATGGCCTCAGCCCTGATGGTCCTCGGCATCACCGTTCTGCTGAAGGAAGATCATGGGCACTGGCACCGCCACGAGCCCCTCCGCCATGCCCACCGGCATCGCCACGATCCGGCCGGCGGAGACCCTCACCACCAGCATGATCACTCAGGGGATGAGTTGCCTGCCGACATGCCTCAAGGCCCTTGCTGGCATGCCCATGAGCACCTGCACCAGCCGATTGCGCACGAGCACGCCCACGTCAGCGATATCCATCACAGGCATGGTCACCGACATGGACTTTGA
- a CDS encoding efflux RND transporter permease subunit: MLNRLLNQTLRTSIARRWLVVVAAILITLWGLSILSRMPLDVFPQFAPPQVDVQTTADGLAPEEVEQRITVPIESAVNGLPGVETVRSSSKVGLSMVQVVFDQNADINRARQSVAERLQQIEAVLPANASAPAISPLVSPLGTILQYAFTVKDGGSTTLMELRRIVSTTFSHQILAVPGVSQVTLYGGEEGHQQILIDPQQLQARNVSLQAVAEGAAAASAHAPGGFLIAGGQEKLIRASGQAQSSDDLANAVVLDGKGQPLRLGELAEVRLAGALKRGDGSFNGKPAVVLMINKQPDIDTPRVTRQVEERIAALSKTLPGDIQVQRTFRQASFIDTAIKNVSSSLIEGIVIVSVVMVLFLMNWRTAVITLSAIPLSLLIGLMLMRAFGLEINTMTLGGLVVAIGSVVDDSIVDMENCYSGLRKNQVAVNPKNPLQVVYETSVEVRQPVILSTVIIVVVFAPIFSLTGVEGRIFAPMGLAYLLSIAASTLVALTLSPALCGILLANTRLPAESTWIATWAERAYRPLLEMALISPKRVLAAALAITVLACAILPSLGRVFLPEFREKSLVNSMVLYPGVSLEMTNRAGLALSNTLQSSPLFEWVQVRTGRAPGDADGAGVNLAHVDVELSDEAMNDRPAAIAELRETFLKLPGVAPNIGGFISHRMDEVLSGVRSAIAIKIYGPDLGELRRIGEQVRDAIEPIQGVVDLQLEPQLPIQQVQIAFDRQAATAQGLTMQQLAEAVEIALNGKTVGQVVDNSTERMDVVVMLGEDSRNSLDALRAIPIATPAGTMLPLGNLARIDYGLGANVVNREDVSRLIVVSSNVSGRPLGSVVGDIQKVIDAKIKLPSGYLIRYGGQFESEERATANLVLYSLLATLVIGVLMFIAVKSLPATIAILINLPLALVGGLVAILLTGGVLSVASLIGFITLFGVAVRNGLLLVDNYNRRHAEGMELKEVIRAGSLQRLNAILMTALTSALGMLPLALAFGAGNEILQPLAIVVLGGLITSTSLTLLVLPALYASFGRWLLPRLRKPARGLKPLAVIQ; encoded by the coding sequence ATGCTCAATCGCCTGCTCAACCAGACGCTGCGGACCTCGATCGCCAGGCGCTGGTTGGTTGTTGTCGCCGCCATCCTGATCACCCTCTGGGGCCTCTCCATCCTCAGCCGGATGCCCCTCGATGTCTTCCCTCAGTTCGCCCCGCCCCAGGTGGATGTGCAGACCACCGCGGATGGGCTGGCACCCGAGGAGGTGGAGCAACGCATCACCGTGCCGATCGAATCGGCCGTCAATGGGCTGCCTGGAGTGGAAACGGTGCGCTCCTCCTCGAAGGTGGGGCTCTCGATGGTGCAGGTGGTCTTTGATCAGAACGCCGACATCAACCGGGCCCGTCAATCGGTGGCGGAGCGCCTCCAGCAGATCGAAGCCGTGCTGCCCGCCAACGCCAGTGCCCCAGCGATCTCGCCGCTGGTGTCACCGCTGGGCACGATCCTGCAGTACGCCTTCACGGTGAAGGACGGCGGCTCCACCACGCTGATGGAGCTGCGCCGGATCGTTTCCACGACCTTCAGCCATCAGATCCTGGCGGTGCCCGGGGTCTCCCAGGTGACGCTCTACGGCGGCGAGGAGGGGCACCAGCAGATTCTGATCGATCCTCAACAGCTTCAGGCCCGCAACGTGTCGCTGCAGGCCGTGGCTGAAGGAGCGGCGGCCGCCAGCGCCCATGCACCGGGTGGCTTTCTGATCGCAGGCGGCCAGGAGAAGCTGATCCGCGCCAGCGGCCAGGCCCAAAGCAGCGACGATCTCGCCAATGCGGTGGTGCTCGATGGCAAGGGCCAACCGCTGCGGCTTGGCGAGCTCGCCGAGGTTCGACTGGCCGGTGCCCTCAAGCGCGGGGACGGCAGCTTCAACGGCAAGCCGGCGGTGGTGCTGATGATCAACAAGCAGCCCGACATCGACACCCCCAGGGTCACCCGCCAGGTGGAGGAGCGCATCGCCGCCCTCAGCAAGACCCTGCCAGGTGACATTCAGGTGCAGCGCACCTTCCGGCAGGCCAGCTTCATTGACACGGCGATCAAGAACGTCAGCAGTTCCCTGATCGAAGGCATCGTGATCGTCTCGGTGGTGATGGTGCTGTTCCTGATGAACTGGCGCACCGCCGTCATCACCCTCAGTGCCATCCCCCTGTCGTTGTTGATCGGCCTGATGCTGATGCGGGCCTTCGGGCTGGAGATCAACACCATGACCCTCGGTGGTCTGGTGGTGGCGATCGGTTCGGTGGTCGACGACTCCATCGTGGACATGGAGAACTGCTACAGCGGGCTTCGCAAGAATCAGGTCGCTGTCAATCCCAAAAACCCCCTGCAGGTGGTTTATGAAACTTCGGTGGAGGTGCGCCAGCCGGTGATCCTCTCCACCGTGATCATCGTGGTGGTGTTCGCGCCGATCTTCAGCCTTACGGGAGTGGAGGGGCGGATCTTCGCGCCGATGGGCCTGGCCTACCTGCTGTCGATCGCGGCCTCCACCCTGGTGGCGCTCACCCTCTCGCCAGCGCTCTGCGGGATTCTCCTGGCGAACACGCGGCTCCCCGCCGAGAGCACCTGGATCGCCACCTGGGCCGAGCGGGCCTACCGGCCCCTGCTGGAGATGGCGCTGATCTCCCCCAAACGCGTGCTGGCCGCTGCCCTGGCGATCACGGTGCTGGCTTGCGCCATCCTGCCCAGCCTCGGGCGGGTGTTCCTGCCGGAGTTCCGCGAGAAATCCCTGGTGAACTCGATGGTGCTCTATCCCGGCGTATCGCTGGAGATGACCAACCGCGCCGGTTTGGCCTTGTCCAACACCCTTCAATCCAGCCCCCTCTTTGAGTGGGTGCAGGTGCGGACCGGACGAGCACCGGGAGATGCCGATGGGGCAGGCGTCAACCTGGCCCATGTGGATGTGGAGTTGAGCGATGAGGCGATGAACGATCGCCCTGCCGCCATCGCCGAACTACGAGAAACCTTCCTCAAGCTGCCCGGGGTGGCCCCGAACATCGGCGGCTTCATCTCCCACCGCATGGATGAAGTGCTTTCGGGGGTCCGCAGTGCGATCGCCATCAAGATCTACGGACCTGATCTGGGCGAGCTGCGCAGGATCGGCGAGCAGGTGCGTGACGCCATCGAACCGATCCAGGGGGTGGTGGATCTGCAGCTCGAACCCCAGTTGCCGATCCAGCAGGTGCAGATTGCCTTCGATCGTCAGGCGGCCACAGCCCAAGGCCTGACCATGCAGCAACTCGCTGAGGCGGTGGAGATCGCCCTCAACGGCAAAACCGTGGGCCAGGTGGTGGACAACAGCACCGAGCGCATGGATGTGGTGGTGATGCTCGGCGAGGACTCCCGCAACAGCCTTGATGCCCTGCGGGCCATTCCGATCGCCACCCCTGCGGGCACCATGCTGCCCCTGGGCAACCTGGCCCGCATCGACTACGGACTGGGTGCCAATGTGGTCAACCGTGAGGATGTCTCCAGGCTGATCGTGGTGTCCTCCAATGTCAGTGGCCGGCCCCTGGGGTCTGTCGTGGGTGACATCCAGAAGGTGATCGACGCCAAGATCAAACTTCCCAGCGGCTATCTGATCCGTTATGGCGGGCAGTTCGAATCCGAGGAGCGGGCCACCGCCAACCTGGTGCTCTACAGCCTGCTGGCCACCTTGGTGATCGGCGTGTTGATGTTCATCGCCGTGAAATCACTCCCGGCCACGATCGCCATTCTGATCAACCTGCCCCTGGCCCTGGTCGGTGGGCTGGTGGCCATCCTGCTCACCGGCGGCGTTCTTTCCGTGGCCTCCCTGATCGGGTTCATCACCCTGTTCGGGGTGGCGGTTCGCAACGGCCTGCTGTTGGTGGACAACTACAACCGCCGCCACGCGGAAGGGATGGAGCTCAAAGAGGTCATCCGCGCCGGCAGCCTTCAGCGCCTCAACGCGATCCTGATGACGGCACTCACCTCAGCCCTGGGCATGCTGCCGCTGGCCCTGGCCTTCGGGGCCGGCAACGAGATCCTCCAACCCCTGGCGATTGTGGTGCTCGGTGGCTTGATCACCTCCACCAGCCTCACCCTGCTGGTGCTCCCGGCCCTCTATGCCAGTTTCGGACGCTGGTTGCTGCCCCGCCTCCGGAAGCCTGCGCGAGGCTTGAAGCCATTGGCGGTGATCCAGTGA